The proteins below are encoded in one region of Ptychodera flava strain L36383 unplaced genomic scaffold, AS_Pfla_20210202 Scaffold_86__1_contigs__length_474469_pilon, whole genome shotgun sequence:
- the LOC139129040 gene encoding uncharacterized protein has protein sequence MSDEFKNAKCSFSVREGVYTRYRGLYRDSKQELLSPTVFEEYLSSSRSEKLPILEHEAFQILSIVQEYEFEDPKKLDVIISAINTVAENLDQFDETPPAWKIIGIPPSKEEEIVEKLQRSPALKITPTYVTTTEEFNRELFSSHLVLIPPSSTSYANLTLAAMCAAIPIVYPRRSHSQEIVNKHFGIIEAQECAIEMDRDPAEIAKRITSVKRKNQTALQRATKIRQHIIEQVAGDLKVANEAFIKTLTTDMQDASTEKNETMREEKITVEQKVQGEESQVDDQKSSTTDGRTKEEMIEDKLYTGKERRHTGDGKNDGVSSGNIKASTGRKRRQGEIWTSSNGANNEGYNSSALKNKKQSSMIMT, from the exons ATGTCAGATGAATTTAAGAATGCAAAGTGTTCATTTTCAGTCCGAGAAGGAGTTTACACAAGGTATAGGGGACTTTATCGTGACTCAAAGCAAGAGCTGCTTTCTCCAACGGTGTTTGAGGAGTATTTATCATCCTCAAGATCAGAAAAGCTACCAATTCTTGAACACGAAGCATTCCAAATTTTATCCATCGTCCAAGAATACGAATTTGAAGATCCAAAGAAACTCGATGTCATCATTAGTGCCATTAACACAGTCGCTGAAAATCTCGACCAGTTTGACGAAACGCCACCGGCATGGAAAATTATAGGAATACCACCAAGTAAAGAGGAAGAAATCGTGGAAAAGCTGCAGAGAAGCCCTGCATTGAAGATCACGCCTACGTACGTGACAACTACTGAAGAATTTAATCGCGAACTGTTCTCTTCTCATCTTGTGCTAATTCCGCCTTCATCAACGAGTTATGCAAATCTCACTCTTGCAGCTATGTGCGCAGCGATACCCATTGTCTATCCTCGAAGATCCCACAGTCAGGAGATAGTAAATAAACACTTTGGTATCATCGAAGCACAAGAATGTGCCATAGAAATGGACAGAGATCCGGCAGAGATTGCCAAACGAATAACGTCCGTCAAAAGGAAAAATCAAACGGCATTGCAACGTGCGACAAAGATAAGACAGCATATCATAGAACAGGTTGCAGGAGATCTAAAAGTTGCTAATGAAGCTTTCATTAAAACTTTAACCACCGACATGCAAGACGCCTCCACTGAAAAGAATGAAACCATGAGGGAAGAAAAGATTACTGTTGAGCAAAAAG TGCAAGGCGAAGAGAGTCAAGTTGATGACCAGAAGTCAAGCACGACTGACGGAAGAACCAAAGAAGAAATGATAGAGGATAAACTATACACAG GAAAAGAAAGAAGGCACACAGGCGATGGAAAAAATGATGGCGTATCATCCGGTAATATAAAAGCAAGTACTGGACGAAAACGACGGCAAG GTGAAATTTGGACTTCTTCAAATGGTGCAAACAATGAGGGATACAATTCGTCTgcacttaaaaataaaaaacaatcaaGCATGATCATGACGTAA